One part of the Vicia villosa cultivar HV-30 ecotype Madison, WI linkage group LG6, Vvil1.0, whole genome shotgun sequence genome encodes these proteins:
- the LOC131609448 gene encoding protein LURP-one-related 10-like, translating to MAYPYQPYPPQPSASAPMPPLPAAIFGPQYCAPYPLDLAVVKKVMTISDGNFAVTDVNGNIVFKVKGSLLTLRDRRVLLDAAGNPITTLRRKIVTMHDRWEAYRGESTESKDLIFTLKRSSLIQFKTKLDVFLAGNTKEDVCDFKVKGSWLERSCIVYAGESNNIVAQMHKKHTVKSVLIGKDQFMVTVYPNVDYAFIVALIVILDEINDDEKEE from the exons atggcttacccttatcaaCCTTACCCACCACAACCGTCTGCCTCTGCTCCGATGCCGCCACTCCCCGCCGCCATTTTCGGCCCTCAATACTGTGCACCCTATCCACTAGATCTGGCCGTCGTGAAAAAGGTTATGACAATTTCAGACGGAAACTTCGCCGTCACTGATGTCAACGGCAACATCGTCTTCAAAGTCAAAGGCTCTCTCTTAACCCTCCGTGACCGCCGTGTCTTGCTTGATGCCGCCGGCAACCCCATCACCACCTTACGCCGCAAG ATAGTAACTATGCATGATCGGTGGGAAGCTTACAGAGGCGAAAGCACAGAATCAAAAGATCTTATATTTACATTGAAGAGATCATCACTAATTCAGTTCAAGACCAAACTAGATGTGTTTTTAGCCGGTAACACAAAAGAGGATGTTTGTGATTTTAAAGTCAAAGGTAGTTGGCTGGAACGTTCTTGTATTGTTTATGCTGGTGAATCTAACAACATTGTTGCCCAG ATGCACAAAAAGCACACTGTTAAGAGTGTTTTAATCGGTAAAGACCAATTCATGGTAACAGTTTATCCTAATGTTGATTATGCTTTCATAGTGGCGTTAATTGTGATTCTTGACGAGATCAACGATGATGAAAAGGAAGAGTGA
- the LOC131609447 gene encoding protein LURP-one-related 10-like: protein MAYPCPAAIFGPQYCVQCPLDLAVVKKVMTISEGNFSVTDINDNIVFKVKSSLLTLHERRVLLDATDIPIATLRRKMVTMHDRWQAFRGESTKANDHIFTLKRSSRNKFKPRLHVFLAGNTKQNVCDFQVRGSWNERSCAIYAGETDNIVAKMHKKHTVQSMLIGQDQFMVTVYPNVDYAFIVALIVILNEINFEEEEEKEEEEQEESSEEEEKEEEQQEESSEEEGFPHVLAFLFHS, encoded by the exons ATGGCTTACCCTTGTCCCGCTGCCATATTTGGCCCTCAATATTGTGTTCAATGTCCGCTAGATCTTGCCGTTGTGAAAAAGGTTATGACAATTTCAGAAGGAAACTTCTCTGTGACTGATATCAACGACAACATCGTCTTCAAAGTTAAAAGCTCTCTCTTAACCCTCCATGAACGTCGTGTCTTGCTTGATGCCACCGACATTCCCATTGCCACCTTACGTCGCAAG ATGGTTACTATGCATGATCGGTGGCAAGCTTTTAGGGGTGAAAGCACAAAAGCTAATGATCATATATTTACATTGAAGAGATCATCCCGAAATAAGTTTAAGCCAAGATTACATGTATTTTTAGCTGGTAACACAAAGCAGAATGTTTGTGATTTTCAAGTTAGAGGCAGTTGGAACGAACGTTCTTGCGCTATTTATGCTGGTGAGACAGACAACATTGTCGCCAAG ATGCACAAAAAACACACTGTTCAGAGTATGTTAATTGGTCAAGACCAATTCATGGTTACAGTTTATCCCAATGTTGATTATGCTTTTATAGTGGCGTTAATTGTGATTCTTAATGAGATCAActtcgaagaagaagaagaaaaagaagaagaagaacaagaagaaagtagcgaagaagaagaaaaagaagaagaacaacaagaagAAAGTAGCGAAGAAGAAGGTTTCCCTCATGTATTAGCTTTTCTATTTCATTCTTGA